Part of the Armatimonadota bacterium genome is shown below.
CGTTCTCGTACAGCGAATCGGCAAATCGGACATCCCCATCGACCGCCTGAACCCTACGACCGACAGCCATCGCCAAAGCCTCGCCCGATGTTCTGTCTCCGCGAACTCTTCCCCACAGCATCCACGCTTGCTGGGATGGCACAGAGCCTTCTAGTTGAGAAGGATAAGCCCCGCCGCGCACCAGGATCACGCAAAGCGAAGGCGAAGCCGTTGCGCAGAGCGCAAGCAAGAACCAGGAGAGGAGCAACCAGTTGCCGCGCGCAAGAAAACGGGTCATGAGGCGCGAACGAAGTATACTACTCTGCCTGCAGGAGTGGGGCGCGTCTGAACGAATAAGTAATCTCTTACTCGTCGAACAGAAGGAGGCCAGGGCTTCAATGGACATTAAGCGCGCATTAGTCGCATCTTTCGCAATGCTGGCGGTCGCAGGTTTGATCGGATGTAACAGCGGCGGTTCCGGCAGCGGCAAAATAGGCGGAGGCTCCTCGGCCGAGTCGCGGCTTGCCGAGCGCAACAAAGAGCGCAAAAGGGATAAAGCGCCCGACCCTGTGCAGGATAAGATCGTCATCGGCGTTTACGGCGATTTCACCGGAACCAACTCTACCTTTGGACAAGATACCAAAGAGGGCGTTGCGATCGCGCTTGAAGAAGCCAATGCGGCGGGCGGCGTGCTGGGGCTGCCTATCGAGGTTGTCGAAGAGGACACTCGCACCGACCAGACCCAGGCGCGAAACGCGGTTACCAAGCTGATCCAAAAGGACAAGGTCTTGGCCGTCTTGGGAGAGGTGGCCAGCTCGATGAGCATCGCGGGCGGCAAAGTTTGCGATCAGTACGGCGTTCCTATGATTACGCCGTCTTCCACCAATCCCAAAGTAACCGACATCGGCCAATACATCTTTCGCGTCTGCTTTTTGGACGACTTTCAGGGCACCAGCATGGCCCGGTACGCCGTCAACGATCTGGGCATCAAAAAGATCGCGATTTTGTACGACGTGGAGAGCGACTATAGCGTCGGCCTGAAAGATTTTTTCAAGGCAGAACTGGCTAAACTGGGAGGCGAGGTAACGCACGAACTGAGCTTCAAGCCCGCCGACACGGACTACCGCTCGCAACTGACCACTATCAAGAACTCGAAAGCCGAGGCGATCTACATTCCGGGCTACTACAAGTCGGTCGGTTCCATCGCTCGGCAGGCCAGGGAGCTGGGCATTTCGGCCAAACTCCTCGGCGGCGACGGCTGGAGCTCGTCCGAACTGATCCCTGGCGCAGGCGGGCCCGGCAAGGCCTTAGAGGGCGCCTACTTTACCGATCACTTTTCCGCGCTCGATCCGAACGAGGACGTACAGAACTTTGTCAAAAAGTATGAGGCAAAGTTCAAGAAAAAGCCATCGGCCTTGGCCGCGCTGGCCTACGATGCGGCCAAAGTGCTTTTCCAATCGATAGAGAGCGCCGGCTCGCAGGACCGAGCAAAGTTGCGCGATGCCATCGCCAATATCAAGGACTTCAAAGGCGTTACGGGCACGTTTTCCATCAATGAGCATGGCGACGTGCTCAAAACGATCACCATCGTTCAGGTGAAGGGCAACGAGTTCGTGATGGTCAAGACCCTAGAGCCATAAGGCGGAGCGCAGATCACGGAGGAGCGCGCAGATAGAACAGTACCTTCAATACGTGGTCAACGGCGTCCAACAGGGCGCGATCTACGCCATTATCGCCGTTGGCTATACGATGGTATACGGCGTTCTGCGCATGATCAACTTCGCCCATGGCGAGGTTTATATGCTAGGCGCGTTCGTTGCCCATCTCTGCGTCATCAACGGCCTGTACGGGCTTGGCTCCGACAATCCTCCCGCATGGGGCATCGCGGCGATGGTGCTGACCTGTATGGCCGCCTGCATGGCCATCGGAATCTTGATCGAGCGTCTGGCCTACCGGCCCGTGCGCAACGCGCCTCGGCTCATCGCGCTGATTACAGCGATCGGCATGTCTTTCTTGCTCCAGAATCTTGCCTTGCTCTGGTTTCAAGCCTCGCCCAAATACGCTTCTGTCGAGAGCGTTAGCCGCAGCTTGTCGCTGGGCGGAATCTCTATTAGCCTGGGCCAACTGATACTCCTCGTCTCCTCGCTCGGCATGATGTTCGTCTTGCGCATTCTGGTCATGAAAACGAACTTTGGTCGCGGGATGCGCGCCGTCTCTGAAGACATGGGCGCCGCGTCGCTGATGGGCGTCAATGTGGACAAAGTAATCCTCGGCACCTTTGCGATCGGCGCGGCGCTGGCAGGCGCGGGCGGCGCAATGACCGCCGCGTTCGTCGCCTCTCCCATCACGCCCTACTTTGGCTTCATGCCGGGTCTCAAGGCGTTCGTATCGGCCGTTTTGGGCGGCATCGGCAACATCCCCGGCGCGGTGCTGGGCGGGTTGCTTTTAGGCGTCATCGAAGCCTTTGTGGCGGGCAATCCGGCCCTCAGCCCCTATCGCGACGCCGTCGCTTTCGCCGTGCTCATCCTTGTCTTGATGGTGCGGCCCGCTGGCCTGCTGGGCCGCGCCACAGCGGAGAAAGTCTGATGAAGCGCAACCTCGTCCTTGTCGGCTATATGGCGATAACGGTAGGAATCCTGCTGGGAGCGGATGCCTTCGTGAGTTATCTGTTGAGCAGCGAACGTCTTAATCTGGCCTACTATCGTGCTTACATCCAGGTGCCGCTTTACTATGTAACGCTCGCCGTCAGCCTTAACTTGATCAACGGAATCACCGGCCAGTTCTCTCTTGGACACGCTGGATTTGTCTGCGTCGGCGCCTATCTCAGCGCCGGGTTCAGCTACTATTACAGCGAAGGCTGGGTTCAGAATTTCGCTCCATCGGTTCAACCCATGGCCCAAGGCGCATTCCTGTTCGTTGCCGCCTTGATCGGCGGCCTCTCGGCAGCCGGCGCGGGTCTGTTGGTCGGTATACCCTGTTTGCGCTTGCGCGGCGACTACCTGGCTATCGCGACTCTTGGATTCGGCGAAATCATTCGAATCATCTTCGAGAACACGCAGGCGCAGGGCGAGCGCTTCGGGTTCGGCGGCGCGAGGGGTTTCAACGATGTGCCGATGTGGGCGGGCAACGGCTTCTTTTGGAACGCACTGCTCGCGGTCGCCTGCATAGCCGTATGCCGCAACTTTTTGAAAAGCACGCACGGTTTGGCCTTTTTGGCCGTCCGAGAGGACGAAGTGGCCGCCGAAGCCATGGGCATCAACACGACGCGATACAAAACGCTGGCCTTTATCATCGGAGCGGCCTTTGCAGGCATGGCGGGGACGATTTTCGCCCATCAAGAAGGCGTCGTGGCGCCGCGAAGCTTTAGCGTCGAGATTTCTATCATGGTCGTCGCCATGGTGGTTTTGGGCGGCCAGGGCAGCATCACCGGCGCGATCGTCGCTGGCGCGGGCCTCACAGCGCTCTCCGAAGCCCTTCGGTTTATGCCCAAGTTTGAAGCGATAGGCCGCGAGTTCTCGCCCAGCGATCTGCGCATGGTGGTCTTTGCGCTGGTGCTCATTCTGGCCATGATCTTTCGTCAGCAAGGTCTGTTTGGCCATCGCGAGATCGGATGGAAGAGTTTTCGCTTTCGTCGCCGTAAACCGGAGGCCGCCTAGAGATGGCTTTGCTGGAACTGGACAATCTCACTATCCGATTCGGCGGCCTGACGGCGGTCAAATCGCTCAATGCCAAGATCGACAAAGGCGAATTGGCCGGGCTGATCGGCCCCAACGGCGCGGGGAAGACGACCGTTTTCAACATGATCACGGGCGTCTACAAGCCGACCGAAGGCGAGGTTCGCTTTGATGGCAAGCCTATCTCTGGCCGCAAACCGTTCGAGATCACTGCCAAAGGCATCGCGCGCACATTCCAGAACATCCGGCTGTTCGGCAACCTCAGCGTTCTAGAAAACGTCGTCATCGGGGCGTTCGTCCGCCGCCGCACCACTCTCGCGGCCGCCGCCATGCTGACCCAAGGTCTTTTGGACGAAGATCGCGAACTGAAGCAGCGATCGATGGAGCTCTTAAGCGAGTTCGATCTGGCCGATGTCGCCCATGCCCGATCTAAGGATCTGCCCTACGGCAAGCAGCGCAGACTGGAGATCGCCCGAGCGTTGGCCACACAGCCAAAACTGCTCTTGCTCGATGAGCCGGCAGCGGGTATGAACCCGCAGGAATCGGAAGACCTGATGCGGCTGATCCGCCATGTGCGCGATAAGCGAAACCAGACCGTTTTGCTCATCGAGCACGATATGCGCGTGGTGATGGGCATTTGTGAGCGAGTGATGGTGCTGGATTACGGCGAACTGATCGCCGAGGGCCCGCCCGAACAGATCCGAAAAGACCCCAAGGTTATCGAGGCTTACTTAGGCGAGTGAGCGCGACCCATTCTCGCAAATAGCGGGGCATCTCGTCGGGCACAAACTCGTGGCCGTGCTTCTCGTACACGATCATTCGCTTGGGACACGACAGCGCATCGTAGAGCGACATGGCGACGGGCGTTCGAATGGACGGATCGCGCGCGCCCATGCTCAGTTGGACCGGCGCTTGTATGTGCGGCGCGGCGTTCACCGTCTCGAAGTAGGCAACGGTTTCCAAAACGGCTTTCCGCCTCTTCTCGTCGCCGCCGATGTAATCGTTCAGCTCCTTCAGCGGGTAGCGCAGAGCGGGCACGCCTAATAGGTACTTCCAATAGGTCATAAAGGGCATATCGGCAATGACGGCCGGCATTTTAGGAGCGAACGCCGCCAAGTGGAGCGCCAAACCGGCCCCCTGGCTCAGTCCGCCGACAAACAACAAACCGGGATTGGTCTCTGGCTGCTCGGATAGGGCGTTTAACGCACGGATCGAATCAATGACTAGTCGCCTGAAGACATAGGTGTCGGGCGACTCGATGCCCTGAGTCAGGTAACCGTCTGCAGGCGAATAGTCGCGATAGTCGTCCGGCTCCAATCCGTGCAGGTTGATCGACAGCGTTGCGATTCCGGGATGCGCGGTGATCTCGTTGACAGGCACCTGGCCGCCCAACCCATAGCCCGGCAGCCACAAAAGGCCGTCAAATGGGGGGTTGGCTTTGTGGGGCACAGCGTACCAGCCATGCAAGCGCAACGAGGAATCAGAACTCTGAAGCGACAACCTCTCGACTTTGTGGCTAGCGGTATTGTCGCCGGCCCGATGCTCGCGCCAAACTTCTAACGGGGTCGAGTCGGCTTCTTGGACTGCGCGTTGCCAAAAGTCAAGGTAGCCGTCAGGCGGATCTGGCTTTTTGAGCAGGACGCCCGAAGGCTGGGTCATGCCGAAACAGAGCGTTCCACAGGTTCGACGTGCAGTCCGGTGGTGTGCAACCAAGCCGTCGCCCGTTGAATCTCCTCGACGGTACCGGTCAACTGGACAAACGCCCAGCCAAAATCTTTGTCAATGTTGGCCTGCAGTATGTTGAGCGTAACATCGAATTGAGTGATCAGCCGATGAATCCAAGGCTGGCTGGCCTGCTCGGGCGCGACGCTGGCGATCTTCATGTGGACGGTGGTCATGTTGGCGAGAGTTTACCCGGCGGCAACCGCCAATGCCGCCGGGTTGTTGAGGAGAAGCGACTATCGACAGCCGGAACCAAAGGCGGGCAGCATCATGGCCAGATCGCGGTCGTCCACGATGCCGTTCATGTCCAGGTCGCCTTCCACCTGCAATCCGGCGCGACCGAACATCTCCAGCAGGATCGAGAGGTCTGCGTCGTCCACGCATCCGTTTCGATCGATGTCGCCGATCAAGTGCCGCCGTTTGAAGTGAACTTGCTCCAAGGTTGCGCCCTGCCTGCGGTCGCTCCAGACGACGTTCGGGCGCCCGGCAGGATCGATCGTAATGCCGGGAAACTTGACCTCTTCGTTGCCCAGATCGGTTGCGAACTCCATTTGGCTCCACGTTCGTCCGCCGTCCACGCTCAGTTTGCAGGCGATGTCGGCCCTAAAGTTCTGACTGGGAGGCGGCTCCGCGTCGCGCTCGTCCTTCCAGAACAGCCACATGTAGGGCCGGCGCGGATCCTTGACTAAGAACGGAAACCGGCTTCTTGCCTGAGACAAAGTCAAATGCGGCGTCCAAGTCTGGCCCTGATCTGCCGACCGCTTATAATCGATGGAGATGCCTTGAGGCGTGCCATAGGTCATCCAGGCAAGGTGTATCGTGCCCTGCGGATCGACGATGGCATCAGGGTCCCAGTCTCGCTGCGGCGTGGCTTGGCCGACCCGCTCGAC
Proteins encoded:
- a CDS encoding ABC transporter substrate-binding protein, coding for MDIKRALVASFAMLAVAGLIGCNSGGSGSGKIGGGSSAESRLAERNKERKRDKAPDPVQDKIVIGVYGDFTGTNSTFGQDTKEGVAIALEEANAAGGVLGLPIEVVEEDTRTDQTQARNAVTKLIQKDKVLAVLGEVASSMSIAGGKVCDQYGVPMITPSSTNPKVTDIGQYIFRVCFLDDFQGTSMARYAVNDLGIKKIAILYDVESDYSVGLKDFFKAELAKLGGEVTHELSFKPADTDYRSQLTTIKNSKAEAIYIPGYYKSVGSIARQARELGISAKLLGGDGWSSSELIPGAGGPGKALEGAYFTDHFSALDPNEDVQNFVKKYEAKFKKKPSALAALAYDAAKVLFQSIESAGSQDRAKLRDAIANIKDFKGVTGTFSINEHGDVLKTITIVQVKGNEFVMVKTLEP
- a CDS encoding branched-chain amino acid ABC transporter permease; this encodes MEQYLQYVVNGVQQGAIYAIIAVGYTMVYGVLRMINFAHGEVYMLGAFVAHLCVINGLYGLGSDNPPAWGIAAMVLTCMAACMAIGILIERLAYRPVRNAPRLIALITAIGMSFLLQNLALLWFQASPKYASVESVSRSLSLGGISISLGQLILLVSSLGMMFVLRILVMKTNFGRGMRAVSEDMGAASLMGVNVDKVILGTFAIGAALAGAGGAMTAAFVASPITPYFGFMPGLKAFVSAVLGGIGNIPGAVLGGLLLGVIEAFVAGNPALSPYRDAVAFAVLILVLMVRPAGLLGRATAEKV
- a CDS encoding branched-chain amino acid ABC transporter permease, which codes for MKRNLVLVGYMAITVGILLGADAFVSYLLSSERLNLAYYRAYIQVPLYYVTLAVSLNLINGITGQFSLGHAGFVCVGAYLSAGFSYYYSEGWVQNFAPSVQPMAQGAFLFVAALIGGLSAAGAGLLVGIPCLRLRGDYLAIATLGFGEIIRIIFENTQAQGERFGFGGARGFNDVPMWAGNGFFWNALLAVACIAVCRNFLKSTHGLAFLAVREDEVAAEAMGINTTRYKTLAFIIGAAFAGMAGTIFAHQEGVVAPRSFSVEISIMVVAMVVLGGQGSITGAIVAGAGLTALSEALRFMPKFEAIGREFSPSDLRMVVFALVLILAMIFRQQGLFGHREIGWKSFRFRRRKPEAA
- a CDS encoding ABC transporter ATP-binding protein, whose translation is MALLELDNLTIRFGGLTAVKSLNAKIDKGELAGLIGPNGAGKTTVFNMITGVYKPTEGEVRFDGKPISGRKPFEITAKGIARTFQNIRLFGNLSVLENVVIGAFVRRRTTLAAAAMLTQGLLDEDRELKQRSMELLSEFDLADVAHARSKDLPYGKQRRLEIARALATQPKLLLLDEPAAGMNPQESEDLMRLIRHVRDKRNQTVLLIEHDMRVVMGICERVMVLDYGELIAEGPPEQIRKDPKVIEAYLGE
- a CDS encoding acetylxylan esterase, coding for MTQPSGVLLKKPDPPDGYLDFWQRAVQEADSTPLEVWREHRAGDNTASHKVERLSLQSSDSSLRLHGWYAVPHKANPPFDGLLWLPGYGLGGQVPVNEITAHPGIATLSINLHGLEPDDYRDYSPADGYLTQGIESPDTYVFRRLVIDSIRALNALSEQPETNPGLLFVGGLSQGAGLALHLAAFAPKMPAVIADMPFMTYWKYLLGVPALRYPLKELNDYIGGDEKRRKAVLETVAYFETVNAAPHIQAPVQLSMGARDPSIRTPVAMSLYDALSCPKRMIVYEKHGHEFVPDEMPRYLREWVALTRLSKPR
- a CDS encoding NIL domain-containing protein, yielding MTTVHMKIASVAPEQASQPWIHRLITQFDVTLNILQANIDKDFGWAFVQLTGTVEEIQRATAWLHTTGLHVEPVERSVSA